In Thermobaculum terrenum ATCC BAA-798, the DNA window GATCAGGATCGTGCTGCTCTACGAGACTAATAGCTTCCTCACCATTCATACCTGGATATACGTTATAACCCTTGGCTTTCAATTGCTGAGAGATATACTTTAGGATACTTTTTTCATCATCTACTACTACTATTGTTTCCTTCTTCATGATGACCTCCTGCTCGGCTTCTCCTGTTTATTCCTACCTGCCTGATTATGGCTGGACAGTGCCGTTGAAACGCACTGCAGAAGCTCCTTTATGTAGAAAGGCTTTACTAAGTAGTCTCTAGCGCCAAGGGAGCGAGCTCTCTTCTCGTCTTCTTCACGTGCTGCAGCGGTAACAACTATTACTGGCACACGATCGAGTATGCCTTGATTTCCTAATTCCCTCAGAACCTCCCAGCCAGATATTACTGGCAACATAAGATCTAACAGTATGAGATCGTATTTACCCTCTCTAGCCCGAGTAAGGCCAGTTTCACCATCCGTGGCAATCTCTATATCGAAGCCTCGAAGAGTTAGGTTCTGGCTTATAAGCTTGAGTATGCTAGGTTCATCTTCAACCACAAGTATCCTAGCCATGTCAACTCCCAGTAACTGGAAGGGTGAAGTAGAATATGGAGCCCTTGCCAGGGCTACTCTCCACCCATATACGTCCACCATGCGCCTCTACTATATTCCTGCAGATAGCAAGTCCCAAACCTGTACCCTTTTGAGGTCTGAATGATGCCCCTTCTATCTGGAAGAATCGCTCGAATATCTTGTCGTGATATTCGGGAGGTATACCCTCTCCCTCGTCTAGAACACCCACCCTTATACCATTCTCATATCTCTCAGCTCCCACGACGATGTTACTGCCGGGAGGAGAAAACTTCCTAGCGTTCTCGACCAAATTGCGCAGGACTTGCCCTATCCTCTCGGCATCGCACTTGATAAGCGGAAGCGTATCCGAGACCTGCACTACAAGATTACGACCTTCAGCT includes these proteins:
- a CDS encoding response regulator transcription factor; translated protein: MARILVVEDEPSILKLISQNLTLRGFDIEIATDGETGLTRAREGKYDLILLDLMLPVISGWEVLRELGNQGILDRVPVIVVTAAAREEDEKRARSLGARDYLVKPFYIKELLQCVSTALSSHNQAGRNKQEKPSRRSS